From Cellvibrio zantedeschiae, the proteins below share one genomic window:
- a CDS encoding LysR family transcriptional regulator — translation MTTPDFNLLITLDAVLAEGSVVKAAQRLGLSPSAMSRALARLRETTGDPLLVRAGRGLVPTPRAIELRERVSLLVQETTSVLRPAETPDLSRLERSFTLRTSEGFVENFGAALLARINTEAPGVRICFLQKPNKESSALRDGSVDLETGVIDETTGPELRTRALFRDRFIGVVTNGHTLCNEKITAENYAAGNHIHVSRRGFAKGQIDDALELLGLKRNVATVVGGFATAIALARASKLIANVPERHTGNLRAGMYTFPLPFATQEFTVSMIWHPRMDADPVHRWLRGLLLDICAAE, via the coding sequence ATGACAACTCCCGATTTCAACCTACTGATTACCCTCGACGCCGTACTTGCCGAAGGCAGTGTGGTTAAAGCGGCACAACGCTTGGGCTTAAGTCCATCGGCCATGAGCCGCGCACTTGCTCGCCTACGGGAAACCACCGGCGACCCATTGTTGGTTCGCGCAGGGCGCGGGCTTGTACCCACCCCCAGAGCTATAGAGTTACGCGAGAGAGTCAGTTTACTGGTGCAAGAAACCACAAGCGTGTTACGCCCGGCAGAAACGCCGGATCTATCGCGATTGGAGCGGAGCTTTACCCTGCGCACCAGCGAAGGTTTTGTCGAAAACTTCGGTGCAGCACTACTCGCCCGCATCAACACAGAAGCGCCCGGCGTGCGAATTTGCTTCTTGCAAAAACCCAATAAAGAAAGCAGTGCATTGCGCGATGGAAGTGTCGATTTGGAAACGGGTGTTATCGATGAAACCACAGGCCCGGAGTTGCGCACACGCGCACTCTTTCGCGACCGGTTTATTGGTGTTGTCACTAATGGACATACGCTGTGCAATGAAAAAATAACAGCCGAAAATTATGCCGCGGGAAATCATATTCACGTATCGCGGCGCGGATTTGCAAAGGGACAAATTGACGATGCGCTTGAACTACTTGGATTGAAACGCAATGTCGCAACTGTTGTGGGAGGTTTTGCAACGGCAATTGCACTGGCGCGCGCGTCAAAATTAATTGCAAATGTGCCAGAGCGTCACACCGGGAATTTGCGGGCGGGCATGTACACATTTCCACTGCCATTTGCGACACAAGAATTTACCGTCTCTATGATTTGGCACCCGAGAATGGATGCCGACCCGGTACACCGTTGGTTGCGCGGATTGTTGTTGGATATTTGCGCAGCGGAGTAA
- the radA gene encoding DNA repair protein RadA, which produces MSTKKTNSAFVCNECGADFKKWQGQCPECGAWNSIVEVRLGPTPTNRSAKFEGYAGGATGNNVQTLAEIALGDVPRFSSGTSEFDRVLGGGFVPGSVVLIGGNPGAGKSTLLLQTLCFLARNMHALYVTGEESLQQVAMRAQRLGLPTDKLQMLSETNVETICATAQQVAPKVMVVDSIQVVHMEDISSAPGSVSQVRESAAYLTRFAKQTGTVVILVGHVTKDGSLAGPKVLEHMIDCSILLEGDNDSRFRTLRGNKNRFGAVNELGVFAMTEQGMREVNNPSAIFLQRAEDPAPGSVVMVMWEGTRPLLIEIQALVDDSHLGNPRRVAVGMDQNRLSMLLAVLHRHGGIMVGDQDVFVNVVGGVRVMETSADLAVLLAIVSSFRDKILPQDLMVFGEVGLSGEIRPVPSGQERLREAAKHGFKKAIVPIGNAPREKNLGIEVIAVKNLQEALSAL; this is translated from the coding sequence GTGAGTACAAAAAAAACCAATAGCGCATTTGTCTGTAATGAATGCGGTGCAGATTTCAAAAAATGGCAAGGCCAGTGCCCCGAGTGCGGTGCGTGGAATTCCATTGTTGAAGTTCGCCTTGGGCCAACTCCAACCAATCGCTCCGCAAAATTTGAAGGCTATGCGGGTGGCGCTACGGGTAATAATGTACAAACTCTTGCTGAAATTGCGCTGGGCGATGTACCGCGTTTTTCCAGCGGTACCAGCGAATTTGATCGCGTACTCGGCGGCGGTTTTGTTCCCGGTTCTGTTGTATTAATTGGCGGTAACCCAGGTGCGGGTAAAAGTACCTTGTTGTTGCAAACTCTGTGTTTCCTTGCGCGCAATATGCACGCTCTTTATGTGACGGGCGAAGAATCTTTACAGCAGGTTGCCATGCGTGCCCAACGTTTGGGTTTGCCAACAGATAAGTTGCAAATGCTGAGCGAAACCAATGTAGAAACCATTTGCGCAACTGCGCAGCAAGTCGCGCCTAAAGTGATGGTGGTGGATTCTATTCAAGTGGTGCACATGGAAGATATTTCATCGGCGCCCGGTTCTGTGTCACAAGTGCGCGAGAGCGCGGCTTACTTAACTCGCTTTGCAAAACAAACCGGTACTGTGGTTATTTTAGTTGGCCATGTGACGAAAGATGGTTCGTTGGCGGGGCCAAAAGTTTTGGAGCACATGATTGATTGCTCGATTTTATTGGAAGGCGATAACGATTCACGCTTCCGTACTTTGCGCGGCAACAAAAATCGTTTCGGTGCTGTGAATGAATTGGGAGTTTTCGCCATGACCGAGCAGGGCATGCGCGAAGTGAATAATCCCTCTGCAATATTTTTGCAACGCGCGGAAGACCCAGCACCGGGTTCTGTTGTGATGGTGATGTGGGAAGGCACGCGTCCACTGTTGATAGAAATACAAGCGCTGGTGGATGACAGCCATCTTGGTAATCCGCGCCGCGTTGCGGTGGGTATGGATCAAAATCGTTTGTCTATGTTGCTTGCAGTTTTACATCGCCACGGTGGAATTATGGTGGGCGATCAGGATGTGTTTGTGAACGTCGTAGGCGGTGTTCGCGTGATGGAAACCAGTGCTGACCTTGCAGTGTTATTGGCAATTGTATCCAGCTTTCGCGATAAAATTTTGCCGCAGGATTTAATGGTGTTTGGCGAGGTGGGTTTGTCGGGTGAAATTCGCCCTGTACCGAGTGGTCAGGAGCGTTTGCGTGAAGCTGCCAAACACGGTTTCAAAAAAGCGATTGTGCCTATTGGCAATGCACCGCGTGAAAAGAATTTAGGTATTGAAGTGATTGCCGTAAAAAATTTGCAGGAAGCGCTCAGCGCTCTGTAA
- a CDS encoding PilZ domain-containing protein, with protein sequence MTQERRRFSRIDFDARVEIAQGDKNWQAQLLDVSLKGLLLAKLSPYQLQPNTPLLVKIILSDQTSIAMSTQVVHQTLEQLHLACVSIDIDSISHLRRLIELNIGDAAAAERELSELIASADN encoded by the coding sequence ATGACTCAAGAACGCCGTCGCTTTAGCCGAATTGATTTTGATGCCCGCGTGGAAATCGCGCAAGGTGATAAAAACTGGCAAGCACAACTATTGGATGTTTCACTAAAAGGTTTGTTGCTCGCTAAACTTAGCCCCTACCAATTACAACCTAATACGCCCCTGCTCGTAAAAATTATATTGTCGGACCAAACCAGCATTGCCATGTCCACCCAAGTGGTGCATCAAACACTGGAGCAGTTGCATTTGGCTTGCGTGTCCATTGATATAGATAGCATCAGCCATTTGCGCCGCCTTATCGAACTCAATATCGGCGACGCTGCGGCGGCTGAACGTGAATTATCTGAATTGATTGCCAGTGCTGATAACTAA
- a CDS encoding winged helix-turn-helix domain-containing protein, with protein MSGFAGQKFSFGSVRVDPLSNIILIEGKEKRVEPKLIALLAYLAQHAKEVVTRQQITEAIWPDVIVGDESITQAIFALRNLLGDDAKQPKYIETIPKKGYRFLADVTLLETENTDTNTSSTRPKNIHKLIALLAGAGVVTISILIWFFLQKTTDDKIVSIRPVTKMDGVEGDMAINRKHQMVFLNHTFNGNAMYLKDLRTGIQERITTKDWYITPQPVWLDDDTILYSRCSMSRECEIVRQKLPDQPQVIYKSKTGITEVIVRPDQSNELFFSEADDFVIFNMLTGKSESLRSRYNNLPLHVSHPLFSQNGKTLYFIYKFEQAKLMALDLTTGTVSTISDKFDEIHSVSYNHHQQLMVAGNIDSVPGLWLVNAQDSEPKLFLRSVNGELYVRAFAAPDEHAIYCQTVRLNVDNVVLDAGKETANEMPNLNSTGLDTGAIFSHDEQFIYFISDRSGFVDIWQYDVHKKQEKPVTNVKSALFEYLSLSHNGQYIAAIYMDKAQLVFGIFSTASGELLAQKPTKLMPLNWSLDDKSIYVADMKNNDGKILRLNSQTLEVSEVKSNAGLYAQEFDNGQSLIFFDFGKTSFVKRNLINGEEIVLASSIPNPIAQLNYHVPRVDPKGESVFTVYRDAQTYKLVQYPFNNNTKEPISLFAIPQNTNEITHINSDGTKAITNRVVAAAGDMLKIELAH; from the coding sequence ATGAGCGGCTTTGCGGGTCAAAAATTCAGCTTTGGATCAGTTAGAGTCGATCCTCTTTCAAATATTATTCTTATTGAGGGCAAGGAAAAACGCGTTGAACCAAAGTTGATCGCACTACTCGCTTATCTGGCCCAGCACGCTAAAGAAGTTGTTACTCGCCAACAAATTACCGAAGCGATTTGGCCTGATGTGATTGTGGGGGACGAATCAATAACCCAAGCTATCTTTGCACTTCGCAATCTTTTAGGTGACGATGCAAAGCAACCGAAATATATCGAAACAATTCCCAAGAAAGGCTATCGCTTTTTGGCGGATGTAACCCTTCTTGAAACCGAAAATACTGACACCAACACTTCATCAACACGACCAAAAAATATACACAAATTAATCGCGCTCTTGGCTGGCGCTGGCGTAGTGACAATCTCTATTTTGATTTGGTTTTTTTTGCAGAAAACAACAGATGATAAAATCGTCAGTATTCGACCAGTCACAAAAATGGACGGTGTCGAAGGCGACATGGCCATCAATCGCAAACACCAAATGGTTTTTCTCAACCATACATTCAATGGTAATGCGATGTATTTAAAGGATCTGCGTACCGGTATTCAGGAGCGTATCACCACCAAAGATTGGTACATAACGCCGCAACCCGTGTGGCTAGACGATGACACAATTCTTTACTCTCGCTGTAGCATGAGCCGGGAGTGCGAGATTGTTCGACAAAAATTACCTGATCAACCACAAGTAATCTATAAATCCAAAACAGGGATTACTGAAGTTATAGTAAGGCCCGACCAATCGAACGAGCTATTTTTTAGCGAAGCCGATGACTTCGTTATATTTAATATGCTCACTGGCAAGTCTGAATCTTTACGTAGCCGCTACAACAATTTGCCTCTTCACGTGTCGCATCCGCTATTTTCACAAAATGGAAAAACTCTTTACTTCATTTATAAATTCGAGCAAGCCAAATTGATGGCATTGGACTTAACGACAGGTACAGTGAGTACAATCTCAGATAAGTTTGACGAAATTCACAGCGTTTCTTACAACCACCACCAGCAATTAATGGTTGCAGGCAATATCGATTCCGTACCTGGCCTGTGGCTTGTAAATGCGCAAGATAGCGAACCTAAATTATTTTTACGCTCTGTAAACGGAGAGCTCTACGTGCGAGCATTTGCAGCACCTGATGAGCATGCAATTTACTGCCAGACTGTACGCCTGAATGTTGATAATGTGGTGCTCGATGCAGGCAAAGAAACTGCCAATGAAATGCCAAACCTTAACTCTACGGGACTAGATACAGGCGCAATTTTTTCCCATGATGAGCAGTTCATCTATTTCATTTCAGACCGCAGTGGCTTCGTAGATATTTGGCAATATGACGTCCACAAAAAGCAAGAGAAACCTGTTACCAATGTTAAATCAGCTTTGTTTGAATATTTATCGCTCTCGCATAATGGACAATACATTGCGGCAATTTATATGGATAAAGCACAATTGGTGTTCGGTATTTTTTCAACTGCTTCAGGAGAGCTATTAGCACAAAAACCAACAAAACTTATGCCACTCAACTGGAGCCTTGATGATAAAAGTATTTATGTTGCAGACATGAAAAACAATGATGGAAAAATATTGCGTCTAAATAGCCAAACTCTGGAAGTGTCAGAAGTTAAAAGCAACGCAGGTCTTTATGCACAGGAGTTTGATAATGGCCAGTCCCTTATCTTTTTTGACTTTGGCAAAACCAGTTTTGTAAAACGAAATCTTATCAATGGCGAAGAAATAGTTTTAGCCAGTTCAATCCCCAATCCTATTGCACAGTTAAACTACCATGTACCTCGCGTGGATCCAAAAGGCGAATCGGTCTTTACCGTTTATCGCGATGCTCAAACCTACAAACTGGTGCAATATCCGTTCAACAATAATACCAAAGAGCCAATCAGTTTATTCGCTATTCCTCAAAATACTAATGAAATAACTCATATCAACAGTGACGGAACCAAAGCAATCACAAATAGAGTTGTAGCTGCAGCAGGTGACATGTTAAAAATTGAATTAGCGCATTAA
- a CDS encoding alpha/beta hydrolase, with protein sequence MNLSTAMNFKWLLRSASVSMVMFLAACGGGGGGGGGTSTPDVPPSVSSASSVATSLSTSSLSSSSSSSSSSSSSSSSSVVVTSTYKTVKISAPSLSANIIGDPAQRDIAIYLPKEYFSSDAQLPVVYYLPGFGDPTMIFMSLPSDLDFIFKTVTPMIVVIVPGINRFGGSFFADSSVPGNWGEFVVKDVVNYMDANYRTIPKSNGRGLAGHSMGGFGALDIAMRHPDVFGSVFSLSPGLVGTKGIEDTQIFDSTAHIKAFIAAMEPIKTMSDSAALVALDRNAQSFEIGFDIAYGMAFAPSKTPPYFEYPYKLVGNDLVRDDAILAKWEAGFGAVHKEVGEFKNNLNSLKAIGLDCGVNDEYQWIVRGCNYYEGELKAAGINITYTTHNGRHQDQIRARILEVMFPFFAQHINK encoded by the coding sequence ATGAATTTATCTACGGCTATGAATTTTAAATGGCTTTTAAGATCGGCAAGTGTATCTATGGTGATGTTCTTGGCCGCATGTGGTGGAGGTGGTGGCGGTGGAGGAGGTACATCAACGCCAGATGTCCCGCCAAGTGTTTCTTCCGCAAGTTCAGTTGCGACTAGCCTATCGACTTCAAGCTTAAGCTCGAGCAGCTCTTCAAGTTCCAGCTCTAGCTCCAGTTCTAGCTCTAGTGTTGTCGTTACCTCTACTTATAAAACGGTTAAAATTTCTGCGCCTTCCCTGTCAGCTAATATTATTGGCGACCCTGCGCAGCGAGATATTGCGATTTACCTGCCCAAAGAGTATTTCAGTTCAGACGCCCAGCTACCTGTTGTTTACTACCTTCCCGGGTTTGGCGACCCAACCATGATCTTCATGTCTTTGCCCAGTGATTTGGATTTTATATTTAAAACTGTGACCCCCATGATTGTTGTGATTGTTCCAGGCATAAACAGGTTTGGCGGCAGCTTTTTTGCGGATTCCAGTGTGCCCGGTAATTGGGGGGAGTTTGTTGTTAAGGATGTTGTTAATTATATGGATGCCAATTATCGCACCATACCTAAAAGTAATGGTCGTGGTTTAGCCGGGCACTCGATGGGTGGATTTGGTGCGCTGGATATTGCCATGCGTCATCCAGATGTATTTGGCTCTGTCTTTTCACTTTCGCCAGGGTTGGTTGGTACTAAAGGTATAGAAGATACCCAAATATTTGATTCCACCGCACACATCAAAGCATTTATTGCTGCAATGGAACCGATTAAAACCATGAGTGATTCGGCGGCATTAGTGGCGCTTGATCGCAACGCCCAATCTTTTGAGATTGGTTTTGATATCGCCTACGGAATGGCATTTGCACCTTCAAAAACGCCTCCCTATTTTGAGTATCCTTATAAGCTTGTCGGTAATGATTTGGTTCGTGATGATGCCATACTGGCTAAGTGGGAAGCAGGATTTGGTGCTGTTCATAAAGAAGTTGGAGAATTTAAAAACAACTTAAATTCACTTAAAGCCATTGGGCTTGATTGTGGTGTTAACGACGAGTATCAATGGATTGTGCGTGGCTGCAATTATTATGAGGGCGAATTAAAAGCAGCAGGTATTAATATTACTTACACCACACACAATGGCAGGCACCAGGATCAAATTCGCGCAAGAATTTTAGAGGTAATGTTTCCGTTCTTTGCGCAGCATATAAACAAATAA
- a CDS encoding endo-1,4-beta-xylanase: MSISRRLFLRNAALATALLNLKSNALAKAVERTGIKDFYKDDFHVGTILSTGALLKNDTKTLSLVAREFNAITAENCMKWEPIRPNDKEWDWTAADKFVEFGEQNKMYIVGHNLVWHSQCPKEVFQNETGGVISKEGLTKKMQDHIATKAGRYKGRLQAWDVVNEAVEDDGSWRKSPWYNIMGEDFIAKAFHFAHEVDPKAHLIYNDYNTETPVKRDFIVNMVKNFKKKGVPIQGVGMQEHLSIDGPGVEEIDKTLTMLKEIGVRAHITELDIDVLPSVWNLPTAEVSTRFDYTPARDPYTKGLPKEIEEKLAKRYEDIFKVYLKHRDNIDRVTFWGTTDAESWLNGFPIRGRTNYPLLFDREYKPKAAYFRLLDLKK; encoded by the coding sequence ATGTCTATTTCACGCCGACTATTTCTTCGCAATGCCGCACTGGCGACTGCACTTCTCAATTTAAAAAGCAATGCATTAGCCAAAGCCGTAGAACGCACAGGCATAAAAGATTTTTACAAAGATGACTTTCATGTAGGCACCATCCTCAGCACTGGAGCCCTGTTGAAAAACGACACCAAAACGCTGTCGTTAGTTGCGCGCGAATTTAACGCTATCACCGCTGAGAACTGCATGAAGTGGGAGCCTATTCGACCCAATGACAAAGAGTGGGATTGGACCGCTGCCGATAAGTTCGTCGAGTTCGGCGAACAGAACAAAATGTATATTGTTGGCCACAACCTGGTATGGCATAGCCAATGCCCGAAAGAAGTTTTTCAAAATGAAACTGGCGGCGTCATCAGCAAAGAAGGGCTCACTAAAAAAATGCAGGATCACATAGCTACAAAAGCCGGCCGTTACAAAGGCAGATTACAAGCTTGGGATGTTGTTAACGAAGCTGTAGAAGATGATGGGTCATGGCGTAAATCGCCTTGGTACAACATCATGGGTGAAGATTTCATCGCCAAAGCATTCCACTTCGCACATGAAGTCGATCCAAAGGCTCATCTCATCTACAACGACTACAACACTGAAACACCTGTGAAGCGTGACTTCATTGTTAACATGGTTAAAAATTTCAAGAAAAAAGGTGTGCCCATCCAGGGTGTGGGTATGCAAGAGCACTTAAGTATTGATGGTCCAGGTGTTGAAGAAATTGATAAAACGCTGACCATGTTGAAAGAAATTGGGGTGCGTGCGCATATCACCGAATTGGATATTGACGTACTGCCTTCCGTTTGGAATTTGCCAACTGCAGAAGTCTCCACACGCTTCGATTACACACCAGCGCGAGATCCTTACACCAAAGGACTCCCGAAAGAAATCGAAGAAAAACTTGCCAAGCGTTATGAAGATATTTTCAAGGTTTATTTGAAACACCGCGACAACATAGACCGCGTAACTTTCTGGGGAACTACAGATGCCGAGAGCTGGCTCAACGGCTTCCCAATTAGAGGGCGCACCAATTATCCCTTGTTGTTCGACCGCGAATACAAACCAAAAGCCGCCTACTTCCGCTTACTGGATTTGAAAAAGTAA
- a CDS encoding ROK family protein: MTDFRIGIDLGGTKTEVILLNGSSQELFRTRIPTVRDDYAATLRDIGSLVTQAEAAAGQKNIPVGIGIPGTISRKTGFVKNANSTWLNGMPFQKDLSAHLSRDVKVTNDANCLAVSEATDGAGRGSDLVFAGILGTGCGAGVAFKGQPIVGPNGVAGEWGHNSLPWTHDSELEARPCYCGKSGCQETFLSGTGLCKSYEMVTGLKLKGHEIAERAAKEEIHARQVLDAYFDQLARGLAAVINIMDPDIIVLGGGASNIAEIYTTVPQLLSNYVFGFECDTPIVQAVHGDSSGVRGAAWLNPL, from the coding sequence ATGACAGATTTTCGAATTGGAATAGACCTTGGTGGTACCAAAACTGAGGTGATTTTGCTGAATGGCAGTAGTCAGGAGCTGTTCCGCACCCGCATACCTACGGTTCGCGACGACTACGCCGCAACCTTGCGCGACATCGGGAGTCTTGTCACCCAAGCAGAAGCTGCCGCTGGTCAGAAGAATATTCCTGTAGGCATCGGCATTCCAGGAACCATTTCGCGCAAAACCGGTTTTGTTAAGAATGCCAATTCGACTTGGTTGAATGGAATGCCCTTCCAAAAAGATCTCTCCGCGCATTTGAGCCGAGATGTAAAAGTCACTAACGATGCGAACTGCCTTGCGGTTTCCGAAGCGACTGACGGTGCAGGTCGCGGGTCTGACCTCGTTTTTGCAGGGATTTTGGGAACCGGCTGCGGCGCCGGTGTAGCCTTTAAAGGCCAACCCATTGTTGGGCCAAATGGTGTAGCGGGGGAGTGGGGGCACAACTCCTTGCCTTGGACGCACGACTCCGAATTGGAAGCGCGCCCTTGCTACTGCGGTAAATCCGGCTGTCAGGAAACTTTTCTTTCCGGTACTGGCTTGTGCAAATCCTACGAGATGGTGACTGGCTTGAAATTAAAAGGCCACGAAATTGCCGAGCGCGCCGCGAAAGAAGAAATCCATGCCCGCCAGGTATTGGACGCTTACTTTGATCAGCTTGCGCGTGGTTTGGCGGCAGTGATCAATATTATGGATCCGGACATTATCGTGCTGGGTGGTGGTGCTTCCAATATTGCAGAAATTTACACTACCGTTCCGCAACTCCTGAGTAATTACGTATTTGGTTTTGAATGCGATACACCCATCGTTCAAGCCGTTCACGGTGATTCGAGTGGAGTGCGCGGCGCAGCTTGGTTGAATCCGTTATAA
- a CDS encoding PDC sensor domain-containing protein — protein MTPRNYLYLLRKYEDYQPQIERLLDSIITALMPRKLESDEEQLHKTVERLHKSYPFVELLYCLDEHGMQTTVSAAAPDIDDSKRSEPGMRSDRSNRAYYTKAVKNEKISTVTSPYLSNATHQLAISAVQRYTTAENKIGFLVINFNLEKLITFLNGDELRRKVHPVFQLVYAIIGLMLVAVSGLLLYYGGKEMYYVVHDHINAPIQIFGTVILVTLGLAIFDLGKTILEEEVLLHKDIHHEGSIRRTISRFMAAIVIAVSIESLLLMFKSLLGGTDHLFDAVLMLFAAVAMLVGLGVYLKLTDKK, from the coding sequence ATGACACCTCGCAATTATTTATACCTGCTCCGCAAGTACGAAGATTACCAACCGCAAATTGAACGTTTGCTGGATTCTATTATTACTGCATTGATGCCACGCAAGCTCGAATCAGATGAGGAGCAGTTGCATAAAACTGTAGAGCGCTTGCACAAATCTTATCCTTTCGTGGAATTGCTTTACTGCCTCGACGAACACGGTATGCAAACAACCGTATCTGCAGCAGCGCCCGATATCGACGATTCAAAACGCAGCGAACCTGGTATGCGTTCTGACCGTAGCAACCGCGCTTATTACACCAAGGCGGTGAAGAACGAAAAAATTTCTACAGTAACCTCGCCCTATCTTTCCAACGCGACTCACCAACTTGCGATTTCTGCGGTACAACGCTACACCACCGCAGAAAATAAAATTGGTTTCCTTGTCATCAACTTCAATTTGGAAAAACTGATTACCTTTTTGAATGGCGATGAGCTGCGCCGTAAGGTGCATCCAGTTTTTCAATTAGTCTATGCGATTATCGGTTTAATGTTGGTCGCCGTTTCTGGCTTGCTGTTGTATTACGGCGGCAAGGAAATGTATTACGTCGTACATGATCACATCAACGCACCTATACAAATATTCGGGACCGTTATTCTGGTGACTTTAGGTCTCGCTATTTTTGACTTGGGAAAAACGATTCTCGAAGAAGAAGTTTTGCTGCACAAAGATATTCACCACGAAGGTTCTATTCGCCGCACCATCAGCCGCTTTATGGCAGCCATTGTTATTGCGGTGTCGATTGAGTCGTTATTGTTAATGTTTAAATCGCTGCTGGGTGGAACAGATCATTTGTTCGATGCAGTTTTGATGTTGTTCGCCGCAGTCGCCATGCTGGTAGGTTTGGGTGTTTACCTCAAACTCACGGATAAAAAATAA
- a CDS encoding PilZ domain-containing protein, protein MNYDDRRASPRYPLRAFAELGSSDREWAAHVLDISYYGARIALLDEYNLCAGDPIRLRLEIPEMQVPEGMLPYLHLEGTLVHQQEHMLGIQYEPASELDAELLKQILANLNK, encoded by the coding sequence ATGAACTATGATGACCGCAGAGCGAGCCCGCGCTACCCATTACGCGCCTTTGCTGAATTAGGTAGCTCAGATAGAGAATGGGCTGCTCACGTTTTGGATATTTCTTATTACGGCGCGCGCATTGCTCTACTGGATGAATACAATCTCTGCGCAGGCGATCCCATTCGTTTGCGTTTGGAAATTCCTGAAATGCAAGTTCCTGAAGGCATGCTGCCCTATTTGCATTTGGAGGGCACGCTCGTTCATCAACAAGAACATATGCTCGGCATTCAATACGAACCTGCAAGCGAATTGGACGCTGAATTGTTAAAACAAATTCTCGCCAACCTTAATAAATAA
- a CDS encoding MFS transporter, whose product MNSISAEQSINHGQKSSKSWAIASLALIMLLSSLGTSIANIGLPTLASAFSASFQNVQWVVIAYLLAMTVLVVTMGRLGDLLGRRRLLLMGLVVFSLASVACGLANDLWLLICARLIQGAGAAAMMALTMAFVGDIVPKDKAGSAMGLLGTMSAIGTALGPSLGGVLIAYLGWRAIFLINLSLGIVALVMAYCYLPSQRPLAERSRFDSQHFDLGGISSLAIALMLYSLAVTLGHGNFGLVNLALLMGAALGVWVFIVIERRAVSPLVHLGLFRNPLLNAGFVSSTLVATVIMATLVVGPFYLTGALGLNAAGAGLLMSAGPIVSALTGVPAGRIVDRFGTESTSILGLVGMLLGASLLVIMPTHIAGYLAPLILMTVGYALFQVANNTSVMAAGTSDQRGLVSGMLNLSRNLGLITGASVMGAVYAYGVKRAGDIHSEAVVAGMHWVFTLATILIAIALVVTALARRFSVRVAS is encoded by the coding sequence GTGAATTCGATTAGTGCAGAGCAATCAATAAACCATGGGCAGAAGTCTTCCAAATCTTGGGCAATAGCGAGCCTCGCGCTCATTATGTTGCTGTCGTCTTTGGGAACCAGTATCGCCAATATAGGTTTGCCCACATTGGCTTCAGCATTCAGCGCGTCCTTTCAGAATGTGCAATGGGTGGTCATCGCCTACCTGCTCGCTATGACCGTGCTGGTGGTAACTATGGGGCGCTTGGGCGACCTGCTGGGGCGTCGTCGTTTGCTGTTGATGGGATTGGTTGTGTTTAGCCTTGCATCGGTAGCATGTGGTTTGGCTAATGATTTGTGGCTACTGATCTGCGCTCGTCTGATTCAAGGCGCTGGCGCGGCGGCTATGATGGCTCTGACTATGGCCTTTGTGGGCGATATTGTTCCCAAGGATAAAGCCGGTAGCGCAATGGGTTTGCTGGGCACTATGTCTGCAATAGGCACCGCACTTGGCCCTTCACTGGGTGGAGTGTTGATTGCCTACTTGGGCTGGCGGGCGATTTTTCTAATCAATTTGTCCTTGGGGATTGTCGCGTTGGTAATGGCTTATTGCTACTTGCCGTCGCAACGCCCGCTTGCTGAACGTTCTCGTTTTGATTCTCAGCATTTTGATCTTGGCGGTATCTCATCACTGGCGATTGCACTGATGCTTTATTCGTTGGCGGTTACCTTAGGGCATGGCAATTTTGGTTTGGTGAATCTTGCTTTGCTCATGGGTGCAGCCTTAGGTGTTTGGGTTTTTATCGTAATTGAGAGAAGGGCAGTCTCTCCTTTGGTTCACTTGGGGCTGTTTCGTAATCCACTGTTAAACGCAGGATTTGTTAGCAGCACTTTGGTTGCAACAGTGATTATGGCCACCTTGGTCGTGGGACCATTTTATTTAACAGGAGCACTGGGGTTGAATGCTGCGGGGGCAGGGCTTTTGATGTCCGCCGGCCCCATTGTCTCCGCGCTTACGGGTGTTCCCGCAGGCCGCATTGTGGATAGGTTTGGTACGGAATCAACAAGCATTCTTGGTTTGGTCGGCATGCTCCTTGGTGCAAGTCTGCTGGTAATAATGCCAACTCATATTGCGGGCTATTTAGCGCCGCTTATCCTCATGACTGTCGGCTATGCCCTGTTTCAGGTTGCTAACAACACATCGGTAATGGCCGCGGGTACTTCTGATCAACGCGGTTTGGTTTCCGGCATGTTGAATCTTTCGCGTAATTTAGGGTTGATCACTGGTGCTTCTGTGATGGGCGCAGTCTATGCCTATGGGGTTAAAAGGGCGGGCGATATTCATTCAGAAGCTGTAGTGGCGGGTATGCATTGGGTGTTTACCCTTGCAACAATCCTGATTGCAATTGCATTGGTTGTTACTGCGTTAGCGCGGCGATTTTCAGTGCGTGTAGCAAGTTAA